The Mesorhizobium opportunistum WSM2075 DNA window GGTCAATCCAAGCTCTTGCTAAAGCAACTTGACTCCATTGTCTTTGGATGCAATCGTAACGTTACGATCAACAAAAATAGCTCATTTGAGCGACGTTTCGATGAGTCCTAGGGAGGAGAACCTATGTCTTGGCTGCGCATTTCCTTGGCCGCAATCGCGGTCACCGTTGCCTTGCCCGTTTCGGCCCAGACGGTCACCATCACGACCGCAGGCGGTGATTATGGCAACGCTATAAAGGAGGCCATGTGGGCCCCCGCTGCAAAAGAGCTTGGCTATGATGTCCGCGAGGAGACGCAGAGCGACGGCCTGGCAGCTCTCAAGATGCAGGTCACCTCGGGCGCGGTCTCGACAGACATCATCCACCTGGGCTCGCCGGAAGGCGCGCAGGCGGCCGCACAGTCGCTGCTGGAGCCGCTCGACTACAAGATCATCGATCCAAAGTCCGTGCCGGACGGCGCAAAGTCCGACTACTGCTATCCGTTCGACTCTTATGGCACCGTCATGTCGTGGAACACCAAGACCTATGGCGAGAACCCGCCGAAGACCTGGGCGGAGTTCTGGGATGTCGCCAAGTTCCCGGGCCGTCGCGCTCTCCGCGCCAATGCGCAGGATCTGATAGAGATCGCGCTGCTCTCCGACGGCGTGGCGCCGGCCGACGTCTATCCCGTGCTCAGCACGCCGGAGGGTCTGGATCGCGCCATCAAGCGGCTTGAAGCGATCAAACCGAATGTCTCGGTCTGGTGGACCTCGGGAGCGCAGTCCGCGCAGTTGCTGAAAGACGGCGAGGCGGATTTGCTGGTTACTTGGAATGGACGAGCCCAGACCGTGAAAGCCGATGGCGGCGCGGCCGACTACACGTTCAAGGGTTCCGTCATCGGCACGGACTGCCTGGCGGTGCCGAAGGGGGCGCCGAAAAAGGAAGCGGCCATGAAGCTCATCGCGGCGATGACACAGCCCGCCCGCGTGGCGAAGCTGACCGACTTCATCGCCTATGGACCGGTCAATCCTGCCGGCTATGAGGGCGGCCTTATCCCCAAAGACCGTCTTAAGACCCTGGCGACCGCGCCTGAAAACGCAGGCACTTCGGTGTTCTCAAATGCCAGCTGGTGGGTCAAGAACGGCGAGGTCGCCCAAAAGGCCTTTGATGAAATGATGAACCGCTGAGTCTTGAATTCGTCAGCTTCCAAAGCTGGAGCCCGTCATGAAGTCGCTCCCGATCACCATCGACGGCGTGCGCAAGACCTATGGGTCTTATGTCGCGCTGGATGATGTTTCGCTCGACGTTCAGGCTGGCGAATTCCTTACGCTGCTAGGGCCGTCCGG harbors:
- a CDS encoding ABC transporter substrate-binding protein; its protein translation is MSWLRISLAAIAVTVALPVSAQTVTITTAGGDYGNAIKEAMWAPAAKELGYDVREETQSDGLAALKMQVTSGAVSTDIIHLGSPEGAQAAAQSLLEPLDYKIIDPKSVPDGAKSDYCYPFDSYGTVMSWNTKTYGENPPKTWAEFWDVAKFPGRRALRANAQDLIEIALLSDGVAPADVYPVLSTPEGLDRAIKRLEAIKPNVSVWWTSGAQSAQLLKDGEADLLVTWNGRAQTVKADGGAADYTFKGSVIGTDCLAVPKGAPKKEAAMKLIAAMTQPARVAKLTDFIAYGPVNPAGYEGGLIPKDRLKTLATAPENAGTSVFSNASWWVKNGEVAQKAFDEMMNR